In Vibrio celticus, one genomic interval encodes:
- the leuS gene encoding leucine--tRNA ligase, with product MQEQYNPQEIEQKVQQHWDNSETFVVSEDPNKEKFYCLSMFPYPSGRLHMGHVRNYTIGDVVSRFQRLQGKNVMQPIGWDAFGLPAENAAVKNNTAPAPWTYENIEYMKNQLKLLGFGYDWNREFATCTPEYYRWEQEFFTKLYEKGLVYKKTSSVNWCPNDQTVLANEQVEDGCCWRCDTPVEQKKIPQWFIKITEYAQELLDDLDNLEGWPEMVKTMQRNWIGRSEGVELSFAVNGEEAPLEVYTTRPDTLMGVSYVGIAAGHPLAEKASKNNPELAAFVEECRNTKVAEAELATMEKKGMDTGLTAIHPLNGRVVPVYVANFVLMDYGTGAVMAVPAHDQRDYEFATKYGIDIIPVIKPEDGSELDVSEAAYTEKGVLFDSGEFDGLAFQEAFDAIAAKLEAEGKGKKTVNFRLRDWGVSRQRYWGAPIPMVTTEDGEVHPVPADQLPVILPEDVVMDGVTSPIKADKSWAETTFNGEPALRETDTFDTFMESSWYYARYCSPQADDILDPEKANYWLPVDQYVGGIEHACMHLLYSRFFHKLLRDAGYVTSDEPFKQLLCQGMVLADAFYHENEKGTKEWIAPTDVTVERDGKGRIEKAVDDQGREVEHSGMIKMSKSKNNGIDPQEMVDKYGADTVRLFMMFASPADMTLEWQESGVEGANRFLKRVWKLVHTHSSKGAAESVDASVLSGDQKALRRDIHKTIAKVTDDIGRRQTFNTAIAAIMELMNKLAKAPQESVQDRAILDEALKAVVRMLYPMTPHISYEMWIALGESNVDSATWPTFDEKALVEDEKTIVVMINGKLRAKLTVAADATEEQVRELGLNDENAKKFLDGLTIRKVIFVPGKLLNIVAN from the coding sequence ATGCAAGAACAATATAACCCGCAAGAGATTGAACAAAAGGTTCAACAACACTGGGATAACAGCGAGACTTTCGTTGTAAGTGAAGATCCAAACAAAGAAAAATTCTACTGTCTTTCTATGTTCCCTTACCCAAGTGGCCGACTGCACATGGGTCACGTGCGTAACTACACCATCGGTGATGTGGTATCTCGTTTCCAACGTCTACAAGGCAAAAACGTAATGCAGCCCATTGGTTGGGATGCATTCGGCCTACCAGCAGAAAACGCCGCTGTTAAAAACAATACAGCGCCTGCACCATGGACTTACGAAAACATTGAGTACATGAAGAACCAGCTTAAACTTCTAGGCTTTGGTTACGACTGGAACCGTGAATTCGCAACATGTACTCCAGAGTACTACCGTTGGGAACAAGAGTTCTTCACTAAGCTTTACGAAAAAGGCCTGGTTTACAAGAAGACGTCTTCAGTGAACTGGTGTCCAAACGACCAAACAGTACTGGCAAATGAGCAAGTAGAAGACGGTTGTTGCTGGCGTTGTGACACTCCAGTAGAGCAAAAGAAAATTCCACAGTGGTTTATTAAAATCACTGAGTACGCTCAAGAGCTACTCGACGACCTAGACAACCTTGAAGGTTGGCCTGAAATGGTTAAGACCATGCAGCGCAACTGGATCGGCCGCTCTGAAGGTGTTGAGCTATCTTTCGCTGTTAACGGCGAAGAAGCACCACTAGAAGTGTACACAACACGTCCAGATACTCTAATGGGTGTTTCTTACGTTGGTATCGCTGCAGGTCACCCTCTTGCAGAGAAAGCATCGAAGAACAACCCAGAGCTTGCTGCATTCGTTGAAGAGTGTCGTAACACTAAAGTTGCTGAAGCTGAACTCGCAACGATGGAAAAGAAAGGTATGGATACTGGCCTAACGGCTATCCACCCTCTTAACGGTCGTGTTGTTCCTGTATACGTAGCAAACTTCGTACTTATGGATTACGGCACAGGTGCGGTAATGGCGGTTCCTGCTCACGATCAACGTGACTACGAGTTCGCAACTAAGTACGGCATCGATATCATCCCAGTAATCAAACCTGAAGATGGTTCTGAACTAGACGTGTCTGAAGCGGCTTACACTGAAAAAGGTGTACTGTTTGACTCCGGTGAATTCGATGGTCTTGCGTTCCAAGAAGCATTCGATGCAATTGCTGCGAAGCTTGAAGCTGAAGGCAAAGGTAAGAAGACAGTAAACTTCCGTCTACGTGACTGGGGTGTATCTCGTCAACGTTACTGGGGCGCTCCAATCCCAATGGTAACCACTGAAGATGGTGAAGTTCACCCAGTACCAGCAGACCAACTGCCAGTCATTCTTCCTGAAGATGTAGTAATGGATGGCGTAACTAGCCCAATCAAAGCAGACAAGTCTTGGGCTGAAACAACATTCAACGGCGAACCAGCTCTACGTGAGACTGACACGTTCGATACGTTTATGGAGTCTTCTTGGTACTACGCACGTTACTGTTCACCGCAAGCAGACGACATTCTAGATCCAGAGAAAGCAAACTACTGGTTGCCAGTTGACCAATACGTTGGTGGTATCGAGCACGCTTGTATGCACCTGCTTTACTCTCGTTTCTTCCACAAACTGCTACGTGATGCTGGTTACGTGACGTCTGATGAACCGTTCAAGCAACTACTATGTCAAGGCATGGTTCTAGCTGACGCGTTCTATCACGAAAACGAAAAAGGCACCAAAGAGTGGATTGCACCGACTGACGTAACGGTTGAACGTGACGGTAAAGGTCGCATCGAAAAAGCAGTCGACGATCAAGGCCGTGAAGTTGAACACTCAGGCATGATCAAAATGTCTAAGTCTAAGAACAACGGTATCGATCCACAAGAGATGGTAGACAAGTACGGCGCTGATACAGTACGTCTATTCATGATGTTTGCATCACCTGCAGACATGACGCTTGAGTGGCAAGAGTCTGGCGTTGAAGGTGCTAACCGCTTCCTTAAACGTGTTTGGAAACTGGTTCACACTCACTCTTCTAAGGGTGCTGCTGAATCTGTTGATGCTTCTGTGCTATCTGGCGACCAAAAAGCACTTCGTCGTGATATCCACAAGACTATCGCGAAAGTAACGGACGATATTGGCCGCCGCCAAACGTTCAACACGGCAATCGCTGCAATCATGGAACTGATGAACAAGCTAGCGAAAGCACCTCAAGAATCTGTACAAGATCGTGCAATCCTTGATGAAGCACTAAAAGCGGTAGTACGTATGCTTTACCCAATGACTCCGCACATCTCTTACGAAATGTGGATTGCACTTGGTGAATCAAACGTAGACTCAGCAACATGGCCAACTTTCGATGAGAAAGCGCTAGTTGAAGACGAGAAAACTATCGTTGTCATGATCAACGGTAAGCTACGTGCGAAACTAACCGTTGCTGCTGATGCAACAGAAGAGCAAGTTCGTGAGCTTGGTCTAAACGATGAGAATGCTAAGAAGTTCCTAGATGGCTTAACTATCCGTAAAGTTATCTTCGTACCAGGTAAGCTTCTAAACATCGTTGCTAACTAA
- a CDS encoding LPS-assembly lipoprotein LptE yields MRLISLSSLKVTVVVLTVSLLSACGFHLRGDYSVPEELNKISVTSYDQYSTFTRMMKGQLRMNDVEIVPPAENTPNLHIISESVGERTLSLYQNTRAAEKELTFRSSYRVTIPEIGSKTFSTSVTRSYLDNPLTALAKSVERDMIEDEMRKLATSQILRQMARLKATIAAGNMNLEELEHVQVKELEKQYNIKNVQIDDVETVPASEEQPTLSNSAE; encoded by the coding sequence ATGCGCCTGATTTCACTATCTTCATTGAAAGTTACTGTTGTTGTTTTAACCGTCAGCCTCTTAAGTGCCTGTGGTTTCCACCTGCGTGGTGATTACTCCGTACCAGAAGAACTTAACAAGATCTCCGTAACCAGCTACGACCAATACAGTACGTTTACACGTATGATGAAAGGTCAACTGCGTATGAATGATGTAGAAATTGTGCCACCGGCTGAGAATACACCTAACCTGCACATTATTAGTGAGAGTGTTGGTGAGCGAACTCTATCTCTATACCAAAATACTCGTGCAGCAGAAAAAGAGCTGACATTCCGCTCTTCTTATCGTGTAACTATCCCTGAAATTGGCTCCAAGACATTCTCTACTAGCGTAACCCGTAGCTATTTAGATAACCCGTTAACAGCACTTGCGAAATCGGTTGAACGCGACATGATCGAAGATGAAATGCGTAAGCTGGCAACAAGCCAAATTCTTCGCCAAATGGCTCGCCTTAAAGCGACTATTGCCGCTGGTAACATGAACCTAGAAGAACTAGAGCACGTTCAAGTAAAAGAACTTGAAAAGCAATACAACATCAAGAATGTTCAAATTGACGACGTTGAGACCGTACCAGCTTCAGAAGAACAACCAACACTTAGTAATTCGGCTGAGTAA
- the holA gene encoding DNA polymerase III subunit delta: MRIFADRLSEQLAKQLSSVYLIFGNEPLLLQESREAIQKAAKQQGFEERHRFAIDSSLDWNQVYDCTQALSLFSSRQVIELELPESGVNAAIAKELLAISEHIHSDILLILVGTKLTKAQESAKWFKALSNQGHWVSCLTPDVSRLPQFVQARCRQIGLTPDPEAIQMLAQWHEGNLFALTQSLEKLALQYPDGKLTLVRLEESLSRHNHFTPFHWSDALLAGKGNRAQRILRQLEAEGIEPVILLRSIQRELALLLQMQQQMKQMPIGQVFEKHRIWQSKKPLYNAALTRFSISQLHSLFALLTQAELMTKTQYEQSPWPLIHQLSVEFCIPSASIPFHA, encoded by the coding sequence ATGCGTATTTTTGCTGACCGCTTATCAGAGCAACTGGCTAAACAGTTGAGTAGTGTTTACCTAATTTTTGGTAACGAACCTCTACTGCTGCAAGAGAGCCGAGAAGCGATTCAAAAGGCTGCAAAACAGCAAGGCTTTGAAGAACGTCATCGCTTTGCGATTGATAGCAGTCTCGACTGGAATCAAGTCTACGACTGCACTCAAGCACTGAGCCTATTCTCTAGCCGTCAGGTCATCGAGCTTGAGCTGCCAGAGTCAGGCGTCAATGCCGCAATAGCGAAAGAGCTACTCGCAATCTCCGAGCATATCCACAGTGATATCTTGTTGATTTTAGTAGGTACTAAGCTCACTAAAGCTCAAGAAAGCGCTAAGTGGTTTAAGGCACTTTCGAATCAGGGTCACTGGGTCAGCTGCCTAACGCCAGATGTCAGCCGATTACCTCAGTTTGTCCAAGCACGCTGCCGTCAAATCGGTTTAACACCAGATCCTGAAGCGATTCAAATGCTGGCGCAATGGCATGAGGGTAATCTATTTGCTCTCACCCAAAGCCTAGAAAAACTGGCTCTCCAATACCCAGATGGAAAGCTCACATTAGTACGCTTAGAAGAATCGCTGAGTCGTCACAACCATTTTACTCCATTCCATTGGAGTGATGCGTTATTGGCAGGCAAAGGAAACCGTGCACAACGAATCCTACGTCAACTAGAAGCCGAAGGTATCGAACCCGTCATTTTATTGCGTAGCATACAACGTGAGCTTGCTCTGCTGTTACAGATGCAGCAACAAATGAAACAAATGCCGATTGGTCAGGTCTTCGAGAAACACCGTATCTGGCAATCTAAAAAGCCTCTTTATAACGCCGCGCTAACAAGATTTTCGATTTCTCAATTACACTCTTTGTTCGCGTTACTCACTCAAGCTGAATTGATGACAAAAACTCAATATGAGCAGTCGCCTTGGCCACTAATTCATCAGTTAAGCGTAGAGTTTTGTATCCCTTCAGCTTCAATACCATTTCACGCATAA
- the rsfS gene encoding ribosome silencing factor — MLREELKDFLADKADDMKAESIVTIDVEGKSSVTDYMIVCTGTSKRHVASIAQHVADEVRKAGMQPLGMDGQQEGEWVVLDMGTSMLHVMQEEHRELYQLEKLWG, encoded by the coding sequence GTGTTACGTGAAGAACTAAAAGATTTTCTTGCAGACAAAGCCGACGACATGAAAGCAGAATCGATTGTGACCATCGATGTAGAAGGCAAATCAAGCGTTACTGATTACATGATTGTTTGTACTGGTACCTCTAAGCGCCATGTTGCTTCTATTGCACAGCATGTTGCTGATGAAGTACGTAAAGCAGGTATGCAGCCATTAGGCATGGACGGCCAGCAAGAAGGTGAATGGGTTGTTCTAGATATGGGCACAAGCATGCTTCACGTTATGCAAGAAGAACACCGTGAACTGTACCAACTAGAAAAACTTTGGGGCTAA
- the rlmH gene encoding 23S rRNA (pseudouridine(1915)-N(3))-methyltransferase RlmH translates to MKIQLIAVGTKMPKWVEEGFKEYKRRFPHDMPLELIEITAGKRGKNADIARILQKEGEAMLAAVPKGNRIVTLDIPGKKWDTPQLAEQLESWKLDGRDVSILIGGPEGLAPACKAAADQSWSLSALTLPHPLVRVIMAESLYRAWSITANHPYHRE, encoded by the coding sequence TTGAAGATCCAATTAATCGCAGTTGGCACAAAAATGCCGAAGTGGGTTGAAGAAGGCTTTAAAGAATATAAACGCCGCTTCCCTCATGATATGCCATTAGAGCTCATTGAAATCACTGCGGGAAAGCGCGGTAAAAATGCGGATATTGCACGCATTCTTCAAAAAGAAGGCGAAGCAATGTTGGCAGCGGTTCCAAAAGGCAACCGCATTGTCACGCTTGATATCCCAGGTAAAAAGTGGGACACCCCACAACTGGCAGAGCAATTGGAAAGTTGGAAGTTGGATGGACGCGACGTTTCTATCCTTATCGGCGGGCCTGAAGGATTAGCACCTGCATGTAAAGCGGCTGCAGACCAAAGTTGGTCTCTGTCTGCGCTTACTCTCCCTCACCCATTAGTACGCGTTATCATGGCTGAAAGCTTGTATCGAGCTTGGAGCATCACTGCTAACCACCCTTATCATCGAGAATAA
- the mrdA gene encoding penicillin-binding protein 2 gives MLRKRSQIRDYKAEARLFTNRAFVAFAGIIVMISMLVVNLYNIQVNQYQDYKTRSNDNRIKVVPIAPNRGLIYDRNGVLLAENRPVFNLEITPEKIKDMDDTLVRLQELIEIPPERIERFDRDRRNSRRFKSVPILNQLTEEQVAIFSVNQHKFPGVEVTGTLKRFYPYGDVLTHVIGYVSRINDRDMQRLVREEKDANYQATRDIGKLGIERYYEDMLHGTAGYQEVEVNSRGRVIRTLKFVPSVPGKDIVLNLDIKLQLYVHKLLDGRRGSAIVLDPKDNGVLAMVSSPSYDPNAFVHGISSKGYNALLQDKDRPLVNRATLGIYPPASTIKPFIAVAALQEGVITPNTTRNDPGYWKIPNSKTRPFRDWLRWGHGVVDIEKAIEESVDTFFYQIAYDLGIDRISKWMMMFGFGDYTGIDIYEESKANMPTRDWKMARHRVPWYQGDTIPVGIGQGYWTATPMQIAKATSVLVNEGEVTAPHLLRSTIDNGRPFDEQIMSDIETYPPLTGVKKKYWDIAQEGMRLANHGKKGTARRSFQKMSYQTAGKSGTAQVFGLKEDEEYNADEIAEHLRDHALFTGYAPFEDPEAVVTIVLENAGGGSSNGGPVVRRILDHIILAEDYQSEPIK, from the coding sequence ATGTTACGTAAACGTAGCCAAATCCGTGATTACAAAGCAGAAGCACGACTATTTACTAATCGTGCTTTTGTTGCGTTTGCGGGGATCATAGTCATGATATCGATGTTGGTTGTTAACCTGTACAACATTCAGGTCAATCAATATCAAGACTATAAAACTCGCTCTAACGATAACCGCATCAAGGTCGTTCCAATCGCCCCTAACCGTGGTTTGATTTACGATCGCAACGGTGTACTTCTTGCCGAAAATCGCCCGGTTTTCAACCTAGAAATCACGCCAGAAAAAATCAAAGATATGGATGACACGCTCGTCCGTCTACAAGAATTAATCGAAATTCCGCCTGAGCGTATTGAACGATTTGATCGTGATCGTCGCAATTCACGACGCTTCAAGTCAGTACCTATCCTGAATCAGCTTACCGAAGAACAAGTTGCGATCTTTTCTGTAAATCAACATAAGTTCCCAGGTGTTGAAGTTACAGGTACGCTAAAACGTTTCTACCCTTATGGTGATGTGTTAACTCACGTGATTGGCTACGTATCGCGCATCAATGACCGTGATATGCAGCGCTTGGTTCGCGAAGAGAAAGACGCCAATTACCAAGCCACTCGCGACATCGGTAAACTTGGTATTGAGCGCTACTACGAAGACATGCTTCACGGTACCGCTGGCTATCAAGAAGTCGAAGTTAACAGCCGTGGACGAGTGATCCGTACCCTTAAGTTTGTACCGTCGGTTCCGGGCAAAGATATCGTGCTCAACTTAGATATCAAGCTACAACTATACGTACATAAGTTGCTTGATGGCCGCCGCGGTTCAGCTATCGTTCTCGACCCGAAAGACAATGGCGTGTTAGCGATGGTATCTAGCCCAAGCTACGACCCAAATGCATTCGTACATGGTATTTCGTCTAAAGGTTATAACGCCCTGCTTCAAGACAAAGACCGCCCTTTGGTTAACCGTGCAACGCTAGGTATTTATCCACCAGCATCGACGATCAAGCCATTCATTGCGGTTGCGGCTCTGCAAGAAGGTGTGATTACACCTAATACAACGCGTAATGACCCAGGTTATTGGAAGATCCCTAATTCAAAAACGAGACCATTTCGTGACTGGTTGCGTTGGGGACACGGCGTCGTTGATATAGAGAAAGCGATTGAAGAGTCAGTGGATACTTTCTTTTACCAAATTGCTTATGATCTCGGCATTGATCGCATATCCAAATGGATGATGATGTTCGGCTTTGGTGACTATACTGGCATCGATATTTATGAAGAAAGCAAAGCCAATATGCCAACTCGTGATTGGAAGATGGCAAGACACCGTGTGCCTTGGTACCAAGGTGACACCATTCCAGTTGGCATTGGCCAAGGCTACTGGACTGCAACACCCATGCAGATTGCAAAAGCCACATCAGTTTTGGTCAATGAAGGGGAAGTAACAGCACCTCACCTACTTCGTTCAACCATTGATAACGGTCGTCCATTCGATGAACAAATCATGTCGGACATTGAAACTTACCCACCGCTAACCGGGGTTAAGAAGAAGTATTGGGATATCGCTCAAGAAGGTATGAGACTGGCTAACCACGGTAAGAAAGGCACCGCAAGACGTTCATTCCAGAAGATGTCTTACCAAACCGCGGGGAAATCGGGTACCGCGCAGGTATTCGGCTTAAAAGAAGATGAAGAGTACAACGCGGATGAAATCGCAGAGCACTTACGCGATCACGCTCTCTTTACGGGTTACGCGCCTTTTGAAGATCCTGAAGCCGTCGTGACTATCGTTCTAGAAAACGCAGGTGGTGGCTCTTCTAACGGCGGACCAGTAGTAAGAAGGATTTTAGACCATATTATCCTTGCAGAAGATTATCAAAGTGAGCCAATTAAATAA
- the rodA gene encoding rod shape-determining protein RodA, with amino-acid sequence MKLDPSTGRNRALFERLHIDLPLLLGILVLMGFALLIMYSASGQSLAMMDRQAMRMALSLGVMIFLAQISPRTYETLAPLLFVGGVILLLGVLFFGEASKGAQRWLNFGFVRFQPSELLKLAVPLMLARFIGKRSLPPTFQTLAISLVMVFVPTILIAKQPDLGTSILIAASGIFVIFLAGISWKIIASAAIALGAFIPILWFFLMREYQKVRVRTLFDPESDPLGAGYHIIQSKIAIGSGGISGKGWLQGTQSQLEFIPERHTDFIFAVIAEEWGMIGILFLLAIYLFIIGRGLVLASQAQTAFGRMMGGSIVLSFFVYIFVNIGMVSGILPVVGVPLPLVSYGGTSMVTLMAGFGILMSIHTHRKAFSKAT; translated from the coding sequence ATGAAACTTGATCCTTCAACGGGACGAAATAGAGCCCTATTCGAAAGGCTGCATATCGACCTGCCGCTATTGCTTGGCATTCTGGTTTTAATGGGCTTTGCCCTACTGATCATGTACAGCGCAAGCGGACAAAGCCTTGCGATGATGGATCGCCAGGCGATGCGCATGGCTCTGTCTTTAGGTGTGATGATCTTCCTAGCGCAGATCTCACCTCGTACTTATGAAACCTTGGCACCACTGCTATTTGTAGGTGGCGTCATCTTGCTATTGGGCGTGTTGTTCTTTGGTGAAGCCTCTAAAGGTGCACAGCGTTGGTTAAACTTCGGCTTTGTTCGATTCCAACCCTCCGAGCTGTTAAAGCTGGCGGTGCCTTTGATGCTGGCACGATTTATCGGTAAGCGCTCACTTCCGCCCACCTTCCAAACATTAGCGATCTCGCTAGTGATGGTGTTTGTACCGACAATTCTAATCGCAAAGCAACCCGACTTAGGTACATCTATCCTTATCGCCGCATCCGGTATCTTCGTGATATTCCTGGCAGGTATCAGTTGGAAAATCATTGCTAGCGCGGCAATCGCGTTGGGGGCATTTATTCCAATCTTATGGTTCTTCCTGATGCGTGAATATCAAAAAGTACGTGTAAGAACCCTTTTTGATCCTGAATCAGATCCATTAGGTGCGGGTTACCACATCATTCAAAGTAAGATTGCGATAGGTTCGGGTGGTATATCAGGAAAAGGTTGGCTGCAAGGCACTCAATCTCAACTAGAGTTCATCCCTGAGCGTCATACCGACTTCATTTTTGCGGTCATCGCCGAAGAGTGGGGCATGATTGGTATCTTGTTCTTGCTTGCTATCTACCTGTTTATTATTGGACGTGGCTTGGTGCTTGCGAGCCAAGCTCAAACCGCATTCGGTCGAATGATGGGCGGCAGTATTGTCCTGAGCTTCTTCGTTTATATTTTTGTAAACATTGGCATGGTAAGTGGCATTCTACCTGTGGTTGGTGTTCCTCTTCCTCTAGTCAGTTATGGCGGTACTTCAATGGTTACCCTTATGGCTGGTTTTGGTATTTTAATGTCGATCCATACACACAGAAAAGCATTCTCAAAGGCGACCTAA
- a CDS encoding septal ring lytic transglycosylase RlpA family protein → MSITTFPKKASLVEELPIKKIVSILGLAILINGCSSKQPTGRYDIDSDIAPDAPISVEHLEDAHPQYEPYSLGGNTDYTLRGEDYKIVKKTEGFTEKGKASWYGKKFHGHLTSNGEIYDMYSMSAAHKTLPIPSYVKVTNTDNNKTTIVRINDRGPFHEGRIIDLSYAAAYKLDVLRTGTANVEIEVITVAMPTDANKKAALPQFIIQVATSPHEDRTEKLAKDLAEKLEVATFLQPNDDNYRLMIGPFHDYALTQEKLEQVKLMGYPSAYIKKHTLTR, encoded by the coding sequence ATGTCTATTACAACGTTTCCAAAAAAAGCATCCTTGGTTGAAGAGCTGCCAATCAAAAAAATAGTCTCTATCTTGGGGCTAGCGATTTTAATCAATGGTTGTTCTTCAAAACAGCCAACAGGCCGCTACGATATTGATTCAGATATAGCACCAGATGCACCTATCTCAGTAGAGCATCTCGAGGATGCTCACCCTCAATATGAACCTTATAGTTTAGGTGGTAACACGGATTACACTTTGCGTGGCGAAGACTACAAGATCGTAAAGAAGACCGAAGGGTTTACTGAGAAAGGCAAAGCCTCTTGGTACGGTAAGAAATTTCATGGCCACTTAACGTCGAACGGCGAGATCTACGACATGTATTCGATGTCTGCGGCGCACAAAACATTGCCAATTCCAAGCTATGTAAAAGTGACGAATACTGACAACAACAAAACGACAATTGTTCGTATCAATGACCGCGGTCCATTCCATGAAGGCCGAATCATTGACCTTAGTTATGCGGCAGCTTACAAGCTCGATGTGTTGAGAACCGGCACAGCAAATGTTGAGATTGAAGTCATTACTGTGGCTATGCCAACCGACGCAAATAAAAAGGCTGCTTTACCGCAATTTATTATTCAAGTCGCGACATCTCCGCATGAAGATAGAACAGAGAAGTTAGCGAAAGATCTAGCCGAAAAGCTAGAAGTAGCAACGTTCTTGCAGCCAAATGATGACAACTACCGTCTGATGATTGGGCCATTTCATGACTATGCTCTGACTCAAGAGAAATTAGAACAAGTTAAGCTAATGGGTTACCCGTCAGCTTATATAAAAAAACACACCCTAACTCGCTAA
- a CDS encoding serine hydrolase — translation MIKSNKLVKSIFATSVALSATIATSSFAAPIVVPDAPQIAAKGFVLMDYHSGKVLAEKEMNTQLSPASLTKMMTSYVIGQELDRGNINLNDDVVISENAWAKNFPDSSKMFVEVGTTVKVEELNRGIIIQSGNDACVAMAEHIAGSEDAFVDLMNAWASSIGMKDTHFANVHGLDNPNLYSTPYDMALLGQALIRDVPDEYRIYSQKKFTYNGITQYNRNGLLWDKSMNVDGIKTGHTSNAGYSLVSSATEGKMRLVAVVMGTKNANARKTESKKLLSYGFRFFETVAPHTAGETFVEEKIWMGSKDTVALGVDEDTFVTLPRGQAKNLKASFVLEKELEAPISKGDVVGKLFYQVDGEDVAEYPLLALEDVDQGSLFSRLWDYLVLLFKGLF, via the coding sequence ATGATTAAATCTAATAAACTTGTTAAATCGATTTTTGCTACTTCTGTTGCTCTTTCTGCAACGATAGCTACATCGTCATTCGCCGCTCCTATTGTTGTTCCTGATGCACCTCAAATCGCCGCTAAAGGTTTTGTTCTGATGGATTACCATTCAGGCAAAGTACTAGCAGAGAAAGAGATGAATACTCAACTTTCTCCAGCAAGTTTAACCAAGATGATGACGAGCTACGTGATCGGCCAAGAGCTTGATCGTGGCAACATCAACCTAAACGACGATGTTGTAATCAGTGAAAATGCTTGGGCTAAAAACTTCCCAGATTCATCTAAGATGTTCGTTGAAGTTGGCACTACGGTTAAAGTTGAAGAACTGAACCGCGGTATCATCATTCAATCAGGTAACGACGCATGTGTTGCTATGGCTGAACACATCGCTGGCTCTGAAGATGCATTCGTTGACCTAATGAACGCTTGGGCAAGCTCTATCGGCATGAAAGACACGCACTTTGCTAACGTGCACGGTCTAGACAACCCGAACCTATACTCAACGCCTTACGATATGGCACTACTTGGTCAGGCGCTGATTCGCGACGTACCAGACGAGTACCGTATCTACTCACAGAAGAAATTTACATACAACGGCATCACCCAATACAACCGTAACGGTCTGTTATGGGATAAGAGCATGAACGTTGATGGCATCAAAACGGGTCACACAAGCAATGCAGGTTACAGCCTAGTAAGCTCAGCGACAGAAGGCAAAATGCGCCTAGTTGCCGTAGTAATGGGCACCAAGAATGCGAATGCTCGTAAAACAGAAAGCAAAAAGCTGCTTAGCTACGGCTTCCGCTTCTTTGAAACAGTGGCACCACACACAGCCGGTGAAACCTTCGTAGAAGAGAAGATCTGGATGGGTAGCAAGGACACAGTTGCACTAGGTGTCGACGAAGATACGTTCGTAACGCTACCTCGTGGTCAAGCTAAGAACCTGAAGGCAAGCTTCGTTCTTGAGAAAGAACTAGAAGCGCCAATCAGCAAAGGCGATGTGGTTGGTAAACTATTCTACCAAGTAGACGGTGAAGACGTTGCTGAATACCCACTACTAGCACTTGAAGATGTAGACCAAGGCAGCCTATTTAGCCGTCTATGGGACTACCTAGTTCTTCTATTCAAGGGTTTGTTCTAG
- the ybeD gene encoding DUF493 family protein YbeD produces the protein MMNINSDAKLKDLLEFPCSFTYKVMGHAKPELTELVLEVIQRHAPGDYSPTLKPSAKGNYHSVSINITATSIEQVETLYKELGEIEIVRMVL, from the coding sequence ATCATGAACATCAATTCTGATGCAAAACTAAAAGACCTCTTAGAGTTCCCTTGTTCATTCACTTACAAAGTAATGGGCCACGCTAAGCCAGAACTGACTGAGCTAGTACTAGAAGTGATCCAGCGTCATGCTCCTGGTGACTACAGCCCAACGTTAAAACCGAGTGCGAAAGGTAACTACCACTCTGTTTCTATCAATATTACTGCGACTTCAATTGAACAAGTAGAAACTCTTTATAAAGAACTGGGCGAGATCGAAATCGTTCGTATGGTTCTGTAA